AGTGCTATCGGCTTGGAGCGAGATGTAGCTTCACTGTCTGGTGGTCAACGTACGAAAGTATTGCTCGCGAAGCTGTTGCTCGAACAGCCGACCGTATTGCTTCTCGATGAGCCGACCAACTATCTCGATGAAGAGCACATCGTCTGGCTGAAAAACTACTTGAAGGAATATCCATACGCCTTCATGCTGATTTCCCATGATACGACGTTTATGAATGAAGTCGTCAATGTCATTTACCACTTGGAATTCACCAAGCTGAACCGATATACAGGTAACTACGAGTCGTTCCTAGCGCAGTCTGAAACGAAACGCAATCAGCATTTTGATGCGTTTGAGAAGCAACAGGAAGAAATTGCAAAAATGGAAGACTTCATCGCGCGAAACAAAGCACGTGCGTCCACTACTGGCCGTGCAAAGAGCCGTCAAAAGCAACTGGAAAGAATGGACCGAATCGACAAGCCGGAAACAGCTGCGAAGCCGTCCTTTATCTTCAAAGAATCTCGGGCAAGTAGTCGGTTTGTCGTAGAAGCGGAAGATCTGGAAATCGGATACTCCCATCCACTCTTGCCAAAGCTGAGCGTCAAGCTGGAGCGTGGTGAGAAAGTAGCAATCGTAGGAATGAACGGTGTCGGGAAATCGACGCTCTTGAAAACATTGTTGGGCGTCATCAAGCCACTCAAAGGAAAATTGGATCGTGGAGATTTCTTGCATCCAGCTTATTTTGAGCAAGAAGTAAAAGCGAAATCGGTGACCGCACTGGAAGAAGTCTGGAATGAGTTCCCGGCGATGAACAATCATGAAGTACGTGGTGCTCTTGCCCGTTGCGGTTTGAAAAACGAACACATTAACCGTAACATGAATGCACTCTCCGGTGGCGAGCAAGCAAAGGTACGCCTTTGTAAGCTGCTTCAACGTGAGAGTAACTGGCTGATATTCGACGAGCCGACCAACCACTTGGACGTTGTGGCGAAAGAAGAGCTTAAACGGTCCCTCAAGGAGTTTAAAGGGACTGTTCTCCTGGTCTGCCATGAACCTGAATTTTATGAGGATTGGGTTACGCAAGTCTGGGACGTAGAAAAGTGGAGTCTGGAGCAAGCAAAGACCCCGATCAAACTGTAAGCAGCATCAAAAAGCAAAACAGGCAGCCCACAAGTAAAAGTGGAGCTGCCTGTTTTTTCGTTTAGGGCTTTGCATTTCGCATGCGAATCATGGAGTAGTGGAGTGTGGTGGACACCAGATAATCTCGCAAAGGTGTCAAGGATGGGGTGATGCGAAGCTCGACATCCGACTCCATCAGCTTCTCCAGTAGATCTCCCATCGGCTGGACCTCGAGAGGTACTACGGTCGAGTAAGCGATATAATAGCCTCCTCCCTGATCCCAGCATGTGAATGGCCCAGGCTCAAATGTATAGCGATACAGAACGGTTTCCCGCAAGACTCGATACCAGCTGCTCTCGATCGCGATGACCTTCTTCGCGCGGGTTTGTTTCAAGTAACCCTCAATGTCTTCAGAGCTGCTCTCCTCCCGGGGGTAATAAGCGATCCGAGGACAATCACGGGGAAGATAATACATGGGTGCATGCTCTTCATCGATCGCCCAGACGGCAGGAGCTATAGTAGGGTGTGACGGGTGAAGGCGTGGGAGAAAGCTTTGTATCGTCGGATTCTCACTAAAGTGAAACAATAAGCTCATCTAAACATTTCCCACGAATCAGTATTCACACGCGATTTAGATGACTGCCCATGCGTTTGGTAAATAGCGTCCACGATAATAAGGGCAAGAGGTTTTGGTGATCGCCTCCCCATTGTGGAGCATCATAGAGCTGGAGCCACCGTCCATGGCCATCGCAGTAACAATCCCACGCTCCTCCAGCAGTTCAGCCAGATCATTCATGCTGGCCCCGATAGAGTGACCTGGTTGTCGACCGTCAATGACGACAAAGACGATCGTACCATCTTCCTTTTGTCCGATTGCCGTACGTGGTTGAATCCCCCAGCTTCTGGCGGGTTTATCCGTGAACATGTTTTTCCCGTTCACGATCAATTGAGGGCGAAAGCTCATCGCATCGCGTACACCCATTTTTACGAGCTGTTCAGCCGTATAGCTACCGGTAACCAGCTTGCCTTCGTAGGTAATGCCGAGTGCCGTTTCACCACTCTTTGGATTGTAGCCTTGAATTATTTTTCCGTCATGTATGACGACTCCATAAGCTTGTGCGCCTTTTCCATAACCGTCAGGGTCGGAAAAACCACTCGCATTCACGATGCCGATCGCATTCGATTTTTTGACGAATTCGTCGAGCAAATCACCACGGTCTTTCCGATTCGTGACGAGAAGCTGCACGCGTGTAGGATCGTGGATGTACATAATCTTCCCTTTAAAATAATAATTGTCTTTCTTGACGTTGATTTCCTCAATGTCGACCAGCTCTTTCGGTTTTTCCGGTAGAGGAATGACAATCGGTTTCATAGCGGGTAGTTCTGTAGATCCAAGATCCGTTTCTGAGTTGATCACTTCAGGATGCTTGATCTGTTCTTTTAATGCATTCAGCTTGTCTTCGGGTATAAAAGTGTAAGGGGCCCAATAATCATGCTGGGTTGTCAGCAAGGTGCCAGCTGCCCATTCACGCAAATCTTCTCCCGTCTGGGTACCAAATAAGAAGATAATGCCTCCCAGCGCAAGGGTTGTAAACGTCAAAGCAGTTAACAGCATCAATCGTTTGACCCAACGCCACGGCCTTCTTGCCGTTCTTGCTGTTCGTTTGTAGGAGCGTGCTCGGGATAACGTTTGCATGAATACTCACCTAACCATCTCAATAGAATCATCTCTATATAGAATGGACGTAGAATTAGGTAAAAAGTTTCAGGGAAATAATTGAGATCGTAGCGGGCAGACTACCAAGAGGAGGTGAGCCATGTGCGAGGCTTCGATGAAGAGTTTCAAAAGGAAGTAGAGGCTTACCAGGAAGGTCCAAAAGGAACAAGGAATCAAACCACCAGCCGAGATCGTCAGGATCAGGGGGAAAAGCAAGAGACCCGGATTGACTCCAATAACGGGTGATGGAAGAATGGGCGAAGTCCGGCTGGATTTCGCCTGCTTTTGTTTGTTCATTCGCTCGGTTCCGCTTTCCTCTGTTCCCCTCGGGCAAAGTGTGGTAAGCTTACCCAATGCATGATTTTACGCCAGGAGGGTTCTTGTGAGCACCACGTTTACTGATTTACACATTAGCGCGCCGCTTGTCAACATTTTGCGCGAACGAAATATGGAAAAGCCGACTCCCGTTCAAGTGGAAGCCATTCCGCTGATCTTGGAAGGTCGGGACGCATTGGTAGAATCTCCGACAGGGACTGGCAAGACTTTCGCCTATCTGCTGCCGTTACTTTCGAAAGTGAACATGGATAAAAAAGACGTACAAGCAATTGTGTTGGCTCCGACGCATGAGTTGGTGATGCAAATTGCCCGAGAAGCTGAACGTCTTCTCCCTTCGATTGAAAACGCGGTTGTACCGATTATTGGTGGGGTCGATGTAAGACGCCAGGTGGAAAGGCTGAGAAAGAAGCCTGTGCTTGTCGTCGCTACACCCGGTAGACTTTTGGAACTCATCGATCAACGCAAGCTAAAGGTACATGAGGTCAAAACGGTTGTCGTAGACGAGGCAGACCGCATGTTGGATGCAGGCTTTGGAAAACCGGTTGCAGAGGTCATGAAACGGACTCTGCGTGATACCCAACGTCTTCTCTTTTCCGCGACGTTGCCTGAGGGCGTTGTAGAGGCTTCTGAAGTCTTTACAAAAGATGCTGCTGTCATTCGTGCTGCCGCGCCTGAAGGAGCAGCAGGAGTTGCACACATGTATCTGGTGAGCGACCCGCGCAAAAAAGTGGACAATCTGCGTCGACTGCTACGATTGGTTGACGTTCGATCCTCCATCGTCTTTGTGAACCAGATCGAGAAAGTCGATGAGATCGTTTCTAAGCTCAATTACCATCACCTCCCTTGCCGTTTCTTGCATCGTGATGCGTCGAAGGAAGATCGCGCTCGTACCCTGCAGCAGTTCCGTGATGGTGTATTCCCTGTACTCATCACCACCGATGTGTCTGCACGTGGGATCGACATTCCGGAGGTGGAATGCATCGTTCACTACGATCCAGCATCGGATGCGGATACGTATGTGCACCGCAGTGGACGCACAGGACGCATGGGCAGAGCAGGACTTGTGTTTTCCATCATCAGCAGCCAAGAACGCTTCATCGTCGAGAAATTTTCCAAGCAGACAGGCTTGCCTATTGCTGAGAAATTTATGTCGCATGGGGCTCTGGAAGATCCTAAGCCGTATCAAAAGCCACCAGTGAAGACGGCGAAGCCTGCAGGAAAATCGCCAGCATCCAAGTCATCGACTCCTGGAAAACGCGTACATAAGAAAGGCGGCTTTGGAACAAAGTAGGACAAGAAAGATCCATTCTTGTCTGCAGGAGGTTCCTATGCGCAAAGATCGATTGTACGAAGAGGATTTACTGGTTAATGGGTCAGTAGGCGGGGAAGTCTTATCCAAACAGGAACGCCAAACGCTGCGGCGGGAAGCTGGAGAACTGAAGGAAAAGATGGAGAATGCCAAAAACGAGCCCATTTCAGAGTAACGAGGAAAGAGCAGGGATGCTGTAGTGAAAACTCACTGCGGCGCCTCTGCTCTTTTTTCTTGTTTGAATGAGTTGTTTACGTTCTCAGACTTGCTTTTAAGCACTTGAGTGGTTCGGTTTATCCAAGAATTCTTCCAGATCCACGAGAAACGCCTCGACGCTCGGATAAGGGGCATCCAGCTGCAGTAAACGACGGATCATCCCATGCACGGCGGGTGATAGCGACAATTCTTGCTCCCAACTGCGTTCGGGCTCATCTTCACTTGGTGTGAAACCAGAGTAAAGCAAAAACAAAAAGAAATGACCGAGTGCAAACAAATCGCTGGATGGTGCTACTTCTCTTTTCAATTGCTTCTCCGAATCGTAGGCGGATAAAGTTTCTGCAGCGTATGTTGGGCTGTCACCGAGAAAGCGAGCGAGTCCAAAGTCTATGAGGTATGGCTCATCATGGTGCCAAATGACATTGGGAATGCGCACGTCTCGATGGATCAGTCTATGCTCATGCAGATGTGCGACAATTTCACCGATTTTTTTCATTAACCGAGCTGCAGATCTTTCGTCGATCGTAATCATTTGCTCAAAGAGGGCTTCCTCCAGGGTAGGTCCCTCGATAAAAGTCATGACGAGAAACGAATCCTGTCTATACGTAAAAGAGCGCAACCACCGCGGTATCTGGGGGTGGGAGAGAGCAGCCAGCACCTTTTGTTCATAGGCTTGCATGTCTTCTCCTTTGGGAGAATGGCGCAGACTGGGCTTCACTTGTTTGAGTACGACCTGCGTGTGGGAAATCAGGTCCAAAGCGAGGTAAGCAATTCCGTAGCTGCCCATTCCGAGCACTTTCGAAATGCGATATCGGTCGATCTGGCGTCCCGGTAAATAGGCGCGGTCACGCACAGTATTGTTCCACCATGTAACAATTTTGTTCCACATGTCCATTTCCTCCCTGATTCCCATCTTACCATGTTTACCAAAAATGG
This is a stretch of genomic DNA from Brevibacillus choshinensis. It encodes these proteins:
- a CDS encoding DEAD/DEAH box helicase; the protein is MSTTFTDLHISAPLVNILRERNMEKPTPVQVEAIPLILEGRDALVESPTGTGKTFAYLLPLLSKVNMDKKDVQAIVLAPTHELVMQIAREAERLLPSIENAVVPIIGGVDVRRQVERLRKKPVLVVATPGRLLELIDQRKLKVHEVKTVVVDEADRMLDAGFGKPVAEVMKRTLRDTQRLLFSATLPEGVVEASEVFTKDAAVIRAAAPEGAAGVAHMYLVSDPRKKVDNLRRLLRLVDVRSSIVFVNQIEKVDEIVSKLNYHHLPCRFLHRDASKEDRARTLQQFRDGVFPVLITTDVSARGIDIPEVECIVHYDPASDADTYVHRSGRTGRMGRAGLVFSIISSQERFIVEKFSKQTGLPIAEKFMSHGALEDPKPYQKPPVKTAKPAGKSPASKSSTPGKRVHKKGGFGTK
- a CDS encoding ABC-F family ATP-binding cassette domain-containing protein, whose translation is MSVLIVEGLSHGFGDRILFRDVSFRLQPGDHVGLVGANGTGKSTMMGILTGQNMPDQGRVEWMPKIQYGYLDQHTKLQAGKTIRDVLKDAFLPLLEQEAELMVIGEKMAEASPEELEELLERMGEIQDKLETSGFYLIDAKVEEIGNALGLSAIGLERDVASLSGGQRTKVLLAKLLLEQPTVLLLDEPTNYLDEEHIVWLKNYLKEYPYAFMLISHDTTFMNEVVNVIYHLEFTKLNRYTGNYESFLAQSETKRNQHFDAFEKQQEEIAKMEDFIARNKARASTTGRAKSRQKQLERMDRIDKPETAAKPSFIFKESRASSRFVVEAEDLEIGYSHPLLPKLSVKLERGEKVAIVGMNGVGKSTLLKTLLGVIKPLKGKLDRGDFLHPAYFEQEVKAKSVTALEEVWNEFPAMNNHEVRGALARCGLKNEHINRNMNALSGGEQAKVRLCKLLQRESNWLIFDEPTNHLDVVAKEELKRSLKEFKGTVLLVCHEPEFYEDWVTQVWDVEKWSLEQAKTPIKL
- a CDS encoding DUF6886 family protein, with amino-acid sequence MSLLFHFSENPTIQSFLPRLHPSHPTIAPAVWAIDEEHAPMYYLPRDCPRIAYYPREESSSEDIEGYLKQTRAKKVIAIESSWYRVLRETVLYRYTFEPGPFTCWDQGGGYYIAYSTVVPLEVQPMGDLLEKLMESDVELRITPSLTPLRDYLVSTTLHYSMIRMRNAKP
- a CDS encoding phosphodiester glycosidase family protein, yielding MQTLSRARSYKRTARTARRPWRWVKRLMLLTALTFTTLALGGIIFLFGTQTGEDLREWAAGTLLTTQHDYWAPYTFIPEDKLNALKEQIKHPEVINSETDLGSTELPAMKPIVIPLPEKPKELVDIEEINVKKDNYYFKGKIMYIHDPTRVQLLVTNRKDRGDLLDEFVKKSNAIGIVNASGFSDPDGYGKGAQAYGVVIHDGKIIQGYNPKSGETALGITYEGKLVTGSYTAEQLVKMGVRDAMSFRPQLIVNGKNMFTDKPARSWGIQPRTAIGQKEDGTIVFVVIDGRQPGHSIGASMNDLAELLEERGIVTAMAMDGGSSSMMLHNGEAITKTSCPYYRGRYLPNAWAVI
- a CDS encoding serine/threonine protein kinase, with translation MWNKIVTWWNNTVRDRAYLPGRQIDRYRISKVLGMGSYGIAYLALDLISHTQVVLKQVKPSLRHSPKGEDMQAYEQKVLAALSHPQIPRWLRSFTYRQDSFLVMTFIEGPTLEEALFEQMITIDERSAARLMKKIGEIVAHLHEHRLIHRDVRIPNVIWHHDEPYLIDFGLARFLGDSPTYAAETLSAYDSEKQLKREVAPSSDLFALGHFFLFLLYSGFTPSEDEPERSWEQELSLSPAVHGMIRRLLQLDAPYPSVEAFLVDLEEFLDKPNHSSA